The following coding sequences are from one Peromyscus eremicus chromosome X, PerEre_H2_v1, whole genome shotgun sequence window:
- the LOC131899218 gene encoding melanoma-associated antigen B4-like — translation MPRGHKNKGHSRSKHRRGNQAPEESQGLQGTQPAVQRESACPPVGQANSPSSSNACAPQGAAFPASPDAVMSCTGSDLGAGGRDARAVGGSPRAFQVEAITQPICRDALTKKASMLVEFLLEKFKKSEQFTDADMLKVVNKKYKTQFSDILRKSSSRMEMIFAMQLKKINPNSQSYAVVSKLGLSTAEILSGKRGLPKMGLLMTVLGLIFTKGNRATEEEVWKFLSVLGVYAGRKHLIFGEPRRLITKDLVEQNYLEIHKMSEGKSPRYYFLWGSRAHVETSKMKVLEVWAKINDTIPSFFPTPYEEALKDQMERAQPGSPVLACTAVMASAQPRCMSCNSSHK, via the coding sequence ATGCCTAGGGGCCACAAGAATAAGGGCCACTCCCGTTCCAAACATCGTCGTGGTAATCAGGCACCTGAGGAGAGCCAAGGTCTCCAGGGTACTCAACCTGCTGTTCAGAGAGAATCAGCATGTCCTCCTGTTGGCCAAGCTAATTCCCCAAGCTCTTCTAATGCCTGTGCTCCTCAGGGAGCTGCATTTCCTGCCTCTCCTGATGCAGTTATGTCCTGCACAGGCTCTGATCTAGGTGCTGGGGGTCGTGATGCCCGTGCTGTTGGGGGAAGTCCACGTGCATTCCAGGTAGAAGCCATCACTCAGCCGATATGCCGAGATGCTCTTACCAAGAAGGCTAGCATGTTGGTAGAGTTCCTGCTTGAGAAGTTTAAGAAGAGTGAGCAGTTTACAGATGCTGATATGCTGAAGGTGGTCAACAAGAAATACAAAACGCAGTTTTCTGACATCCTCAGGAAATCTTCCTCCCGCATGGAAATGATCTTTGCAATGCAGTTGAAGAAAATCAATCCCAATAGTCAGTCCTATGCTGTTGTCAGCAAGCTAGGTCTCTCCACTGCTGAAATTCTAAGTGGCAAGAGGGGGTTGCCAAAGATGGGTCTCCTGATGACCGTCTTGGGTCTGATATTCACAAAAGGCAATCGTGCCACTGAGGAAGAGGTCTGGAAATTCCTGAGTGTGTTAGGAGTGTATGCAGGGAGGAAGCACTTGATCTTTGGGGAGCCCCGAAGGCTCATAACCAAAGATCTGGTTGAGCAAAATTACCTTGAGATCCACAAGATGTCTGAGGGTAAATCCCCTAGATATTATTTCCTGTGGGGTTCCCGGGCCCATGTAGAAACCAGCAAAATGAAAGTCCTGGAAGTTTGGGCTAAGATCAATGACACCATTCCTAGCTTCTTCCCTACTCCATATGAAGAAGCTCTTAAAGATCAAATGGAGAGAGCACAGCCAGGATCTCCAGTCTTGGCTTGCACAGCTGTCATGGCCAGTGCTCAACCCAGGTGCATGTCCTGCAACTCCTCCCACAAATAG